A segment of the Streptomyces sp. NBC_01235 genome:
AGTCGTCTGCCTCCTGGGGCCGAACGGCGCCGGCAAGACAACGGCCTTGGAGATCCTGGAAGGCTTCCGGATGCGGTCGGCCGGCCGGGTCGAGGTGCTCGGCACCGACCCGGCGCACGCCGACGAGCGGTGGCGGGCCCGGATCGGGGTCGTGCTGCAGTCGTGGCGTGACCACGGCCGGTGGCGCGTTCGCGAACTGCTGACCCACCTCGGCCGCTACTACGCGCCCTACACCACCGGGGAGATCATCCGCCCGTGGGACGCGGACGAGCTCATCGCGGCCATCGGGCTGACACAGCAGGCCCAGAAGAAGGTCCGGATGCTGTCTGGCGGGCAGCGTCGCAGGCTGGACGTGGCCATTGGCCTCGTAGGCCGCCCCGAGCTCCTGTTCCTCGACGAGCCGACCGCCGGCCTCGACCCGGTGGCCCGGCACGAGTTCCACGAACTGGTGGAGAGCCTCGCCGCCCAGCGGCACACAACGATCGTGCTCACCACCCACGACCTGTCCGAGGCCGAGAAGCTCGCCGACCGCATCATGGTGCTCGACGGCGGCCGCATCATCGCCGACGGCACCGCGGCGGAACTGGCCCGCCGGATCGCCGGCGAGGACCACGTGCGGTGGACCCTGGAGGGTCGCCGCCACGAGCACACCACCACGGAATCCACC
Coding sequences within it:
- a CDS encoding ABC transporter ATP-binding protein, translated to MTAREEAILDVEGLRMRYGATEVLRDVTLRVHHGEVVCLLGPNGAGKTTALEILEGFRMRSAGRVEVLGTDPAHADERWRARIGVVLQSWRDHGRWRVRELLTHLGRYYAPYTTGEIIRPWDADELIAAIGLTQQAQKKVRMLSGGQRRRLDVAIGLVGRPELLFLDEPTAGLDPVARHEFHELVESLAAQRHTTIVLTTHDLSEAEKLADRIMVLDGGRIIADGTAAELARRIAGEDHVRWTLEGRRHEHTTTESTRFVRELFERHGDGISDLEVRRASLEDTYLTLVRRAESGERADAHTTESDNESYEVVR